The proteins below are encoded in one region of Nilaparvata lugens isolate BPH chromosome X, ASM1435652v1, whole genome shotgun sequence:
- the LOC111045219 gene encoding ADP-ribose glycohydrolase OARD1-like produces the protein MVNLEMSQKEGNVTDSRQDLFTLPRSYALAHCIAWNVGASRGIAMVFGRKFRRLDELNLQNQTVGKALYQNQHLFYLVTKDQPQEESTYQALWQSSMHLWTHLQFLGVEQLGIPSLSCGYDGLDRKL, from the coding sequence ATGGTCAATCTGGAGATGTCACAGAAAGAAGGGAATGTCACTGACAGTCGCCAGGACCTGTTCACCCTGCCAAGGAGTTATGCATTGGCCCATTGCATAGCTTGGAATGTGGGAGCATCACGAGGGATTGCTATGGTCTTCGGGAGAAAGTTTAGAAGATTGGATGAGCTGAACCTCCAGAATCAAACAGTGGGAAAAGCACTTTATCAGAATCAACATCTGTTCTATTTGGTGACGAAGGACCAACCCCAGGAAGAATCTACATATCAGGCTTTGTGGCAAAGTTCAATGCACCTGTGGACTCATCTCCAATTCCTGGGAGTGGAGCAACTTGGTATCCCCAGTCTCAGCTGTGGCTATGATGGATTGGACAGAAAATTGTGA